From the Kitasatospora viridis genome, one window contains:
- a CDS encoding dipeptidase, translating into MTKTPDSVVRSYIDEHEAQFLADLADWLRIPSVSADPERAGEVRRSAEWLAAKLRATGFPVVEVWETDGLPAVFAEWPSGDAGAPTALVYGHHDVQPAAKADGWDTEPFEPTRVGGRLYARGAADDKGQVFFHTLGLRAHLAATGRTAPAVNLKLLIEGEEESGSPNFGALIRREAERLAADLVFVSDTGMWNETTPTVCTGMRGKLDCQIDLFGPASDIHSGSFGGAVPNPATSAAELAAALHDEDRRVAVPGFYDGVVELTERERELFAKLPFDEQRWLATAKSQAAQGEAGYSTLERIWARPTAEVNGVWGGYTGPGSKTIVPAEAHLKLSFRLVAGQDPERTERAIEAWVAERLPAGIRHTVRFGSVTRPCLTPLDHPALQSTVRAMGKAFGQEVLFTREGGSGPAADLQDVLGAPVLFLGISVPSDGWHSVNEKIELDLLRKGVEAAAHLWGDLAESYRP; encoded by the coding sequence ATGACGAAAACCCCGGACAGCGTCGTCCGCTCCTACATCGACGAGCACGAGGCGCAGTTCCTCGCCGATCTCGCCGACTGGCTCCGCATCCCCTCCGTGTCGGCCGATCCCGAGCGGGCCGGCGAGGTCCGCCGCTCGGCCGAGTGGCTGGCGGCCAAGCTGCGCGCGACCGGCTTCCCGGTCGTCGAGGTGTGGGAGACGGACGGGCTGCCGGCCGTCTTCGCCGAGTGGCCGTCCGGCGACGCGGGCGCGCCGACCGCGCTGGTCTACGGGCACCACGACGTGCAGCCGGCGGCCAAGGCGGACGGCTGGGACACCGAGCCGTTCGAGCCCACCCGGGTCGGCGGCCGGCTGTACGCGCGCGGCGCGGCCGACGACAAGGGGCAGGTCTTCTTCCACACCCTGGGTCTGCGCGCGCACCTGGCGGCCACCGGGCGCACCGCCCCGGCCGTCAACCTCAAGCTGCTGATCGAGGGCGAGGAGGAGTCCGGCTCGCCGAACTTCGGCGCGCTGATCCGGCGCGAGGCCGAGCGGCTCGCCGCCGACCTGGTCTTCGTCTCGGACACCGGGATGTGGAACGAGACCACCCCGACCGTCTGCACCGGCATGCGCGGCAAGCTGGACTGCCAGATCGACCTGTTCGGGCCGGCCAGCGACATCCACTCCGGCTCCTTCGGCGGGGCCGTGCCCAACCCGGCGACCAGCGCCGCCGAGCTGGCCGCCGCGCTGCACGACGAGGACCGCCGGGTCGCCGTGCCGGGCTTCTACGACGGCGTGGTCGAGCTCACCGAGCGGGAGCGCGAGCTGTTCGCCAAGCTGCCGTTCGACGAGCAGCGCTGGCTGGCCACCGCCAAGTCGCAGGCCGCCCAGGGCGAGGCCGGCTACAGCACCCTGGAGCGGATCTGGGCCCGGCCGACCGCCGAGGTCAACGGCGTGTGGGGCGGGTACACCGGCCCGGGCAGCAAGACCATCGTGCCGGCCGAGGCGCACCTCAAGCTCTCCTTCCGGCTGGTCGCCGGGCAGGACCCGGAGCGGACCGAGCGGGCGATCGAGGCCTGGGTGGCCGAGCGGCTGCCGGCCGGCATCCGGCACACCGTCAGGTTCGGCAGCGTCACCCGGCCGTGCCTGACCCCGCTGGACCACCCGGCGCTGCAGTCGACCGTCCGGGCGATGGGCAAGGCCTTCGGCCAGGAGGTGCTGTTCACCCGCGAGGGCGGCTCCGGGCCGGCCGCCGACCTGCAGGACGTGCTGGGCGCGCCGGTGCTGTTCCTGGGCATCTCGGTGCCGTCGGACGGCTGGCACTCGGTGAACGAGAAGATCGAGCTGGACCTGCTGCGCAAGGGCGTGGAGGCCGCGGCGCACCTCTGGGGCGACCTCGCCGAGTCCTACCGGCCCTGA